AGTGTGTACCATTTGAATACTTTATGCTGATTTAACGAATAGTCCTGATTCAGAGAATAGCATTAATTTTCAGATGCTCCACAAACTAATATCAAATATTGTTGGACACGTAAGAGTAAGGTATTTATATTTAGTATAGTATGTTGAAGTATGAAATATACATATTCGTATACTTTAGGTTCTGGAGTACCCCTAGGAGGAATAGGTACAGGCTCTTTTGACATAAGAGCAGACGGAAGACTATACGAATGGACAATATTCAATAACGGAAGCTACGCAGAAAGACAAGACTTAAGATACACTTACTACCTTAATGAGCTTGATTCATTCATAGTAGTCAGAAATAATGAAGGCAAAGCAAGAATTTTACAATCATTCGACTATTATTACGGTGCAAGTCCTTATAACGTACCATGGTTAAAACCAATAAAAGAAATAGAATACATAGGAGAACCACCAATAGCGTACTTGACATTCAAAGACTCCTTCAACGTAAAAATGAAAGCCTTCTCACCATTCATCCCACACGACATAAAAAACTCATCCCTACCAACAGCAATATTAAAAATTAGTACAGACGAACCCTCAGACTTTATATTCGGAATCAAAAACCCCTTCGAAAACGGAAAAATAGAAACTAAAGACGACATGATAATATTCTCTGGCAATACAAGCGATAGAGACCCTAGGTACAATGGAAACTTATGCGTAAAAATAATAGGCGAAAAACCGTTTACATCTAAATTAACCTCATTCCCTAATTTAAAAGAATGGAGCGAATTTAGGCAGACAGGAAAAATCACGGCAAAAAGTGGTGATAATATAGGTTTAATAGGTGCTAGAGGGAAAGAAGTTACAATAATTATTTCTTGGTACTTTCCAAACCACTTGTTAGAAAATGGAAAGAAGGTAGGCCATTATTACGAAAACTTCTTTTCCAACTGCGTAGATGTAGCTGATTACGTTAGCTTAAATTTAAATTACTTAGAAACAAAAACAACTCAATTCCATGATTTATTATATTTTTCTCAAGGTATTGAAAATTGGATATCAGATTTAGTAGGGTCTCAATTATCCACTTTAATAAAATCTACTTGGCTAGGAAAGGATGGATTTTTTGGAATCTGGGAAGGTTATTTTAACACAGCAGACGTAAGAAAAAATGGCCAATATCCTTATACGGGTGGACCACTATTTACCGCACTAAATACTATAGATGTTCTTCTCAACTCTATGTATTCAATTTTGGTTTTATTTCCAGAATTTGCGAAAAACATAATCAAAAATACTGCATCAAACATCTTGGATGAAAATAAACTTGATTATATAATATATGCGCTAGCTATAAATGAGAATAGACAGAAATATTTGGAAAAAATATCCAAAGATCCATCAATACCAACTAACTTTGAAAAACTTCTTAATACAGTAAAAGAAATAGTAAAAGAAACGGGCAAAGATCCTAGAGGAAGAGTACCCCATCTTATCATGGATAATTCGAAGGTAGATTCGTATGATAGAAATGATCTTAATCCAGAATTTGTATTATTATGGTATTTAACATCAAAAATGACAGGAGACAAGGAACTTTTAGCTAGTATTTATGATAAAGCAAAAGAAGCCATAGACTCTATCTTAAGAACGCATTCATATGAAGGACTAATGTATAATCGTTTACCGGTGGGAGTAGACTGGATGAGAGTCTTGCGTCAAGAATTTAAGGATTCTATAAGGGGAGTATCAAATAGTATTTTACCTATTTTAGGGTATGATATGCTTACGATGAGTATGCAAACTTATGATGATTGGACTATGCTTGGAATTACCTCATTCGAGTCGTTAATATGGTTGGCTTCTCTGCAGGCTATTAATGAAGCTTCTTTTAAATTGAAAAAAGATTATAAGTATGATATACCTTTGCAGACTTTCATTAAATACTTGTGGAATGGAGAATATTTCGATCTATGGTATGATCCAATCTCAGGGTATAGGGATAAAGCTTCTAATGCGTCTCAGTTAATAGGAGAATGGTATATGACTTTACTTGATATGAACTTGTTAGATAAGGAGATTGTTAGAAAAACGTTGAAGTCTATAATGAATTATAACTTTAAGGAGGAGGAAGGAGTAGTTAATGGAGCGTACCCGGATGGATATAGGCCATTTGAGAGTAATTATGAGAATCCTTTAAATCTTCCTGCTTCTATTCAATTAGATACGCCTTGGAGTGGTGTTGAATTTTATGTAGCATCTCATTTAATATATGAAAAAATGGTGAATGAGGGGGTTAGAGTGCTTAAAGAAATTTATGATAAATATACAGTGGCTGGAGACTTCTGGAATCATTTAGAGTATGGGGGTCATTATCTTAGAGCACTTTCAGCTATTACGATAATTCCGGCATTTGAGGGTTTAGTGTATGATGCGTTTAGCAATTCCTTGTCGATAGATCCTGCGGTAAATGAACTTACGTGGATTCTGTTATTGCCTTCTGCGTGGGGTAAAATTAGTATAAATGGATCAAATATCACAATTACTGTAGTGAGTGGGAATCTTAAATTAAATGTGTTAAAATTGAAACATAAGCCTACTGGAATTAAATTGAATGGGGTTAATGTAGAATTTAAGGTGGAAGAGAATGATAGGATCCAAGTCTTAGTTAATCTTGATTTGAAGGAGGGGGATGTATTAGAAATCATTTAGGAATAACGTGAACTACCACGCCCTTACGGACGTGGCATCCCCACCTCGCGATGAGGATTTCCTGCTTCTCAGGGGAAACTTACTATACACCACCTCGTGAAAGGCAATGTACAGTAGAGGTTTCCCCTCCACAGGCAGAGAGGCAGTCCCAACCCCATCCTTCAAAACATTCAAAGAAGCATTATAATCACGGTCTATTACAAGACCACAATTAGGACAATGAAATACCCTATCAGATAAACTAAGTTTCACTTTATACCCACACCTAGAACACGTTTGTGACGTATACGCTGGGTCTACCTCCACCACCTTCCTACCAGCTCTTACAGCCTTGTAGAAAAGTTGATGGAGAAAAGACGAAAACTTAGAATAAAGAATGTGTTTTCTTAACCTACCAAAAGAATCTAACACCATCCTTTGCGTATTTAACTCCTCAACAACTATCACATCATAATTTCTCACTAACCACGTTGTTACCTTGTGAATATAATCCCTAAGAGTATTCTCAAGCCTTTCATAAGCCTTAGCAAGCTTCAGCCTAGCCTTTTCCGATTCCTTGAACCCTTCCTCCTTCTCGATAACCTCCTCTGCAACAATCTAATCCTTTCCTCCCTCTTATCTAACAGTTTAGAATTCTCAATCACAACACCATCACTCGTTGTAACAAATTTCTCTACGCCCAAATCAACACCCACAATTTTGCCAGTCTTCTCGATGGTTGTTTTTCTTGCTCAACTTGAAATATTGCATACCACTTATCTGTTTTGCTTCTCTTTATGATGACTCCTTTTATTTTTCCTTGTATTGGCCTATGCAAGAGTACTTTGATTTCTCCTATTTTTGACAGATAGAGTTTATCCCCTTGTAGTTTGAATCCTGATTGGTTGTACCAGATTATTTTGAATATTTTTTTGTGTCTTAGTTTTCCTACTTTCTTTCCATTTTTCTTCAATTTTGATAAAGAGTTGATGTTGTACCAGAGTATGTTGTTTATCATTTGTAAAGCTTTTGAGTATACTTCATGTTTTTCTTTCATGTTCTTGAGTAATTTTTGTGTGTCTAGTTGTGTTACTTTTATTCCTTGTTTTTTCTTTTCTGTTATGTAATCCAATAACGAGTTGTATACTTTTGCTTCTGTTTCCATTGTCTTGGCGAGTTTTTGTTCTACCTCTGGTGTTGGGTATATTCTATACTTATAAGATAAGGTTACTGTATTCTTATTCTTTTCCTTGGTTTTCAACATATTGTTTTAGCGCCTCTAGTGTTACTTGTCCAGCTAGGAAGTATGAGGGAGCCCATAAGTGTACTTTCCAGAGTTTTACTTCTGGGAAGTTTTTCTGTATTTCTCTTGATGTTATTGTTTTTATTGTGTTTATGTATCTTGGTATGTTTAGTGTTGGTTTTGCTTTGAATACCCTATGGAAGTGGTCTTTATCTACATCAATTTCAATAACATCGACCTCAAACGTTTCGCTAATTTCGTAAATTAGTTTCTTTGGGAAGTCTATTGTTTTATCGTTGTCAAATGTTTTTTCCATGTTTTACTACTTATATTTATAGTAGAGTGAGTAGACTGAATGTGAATCTCCTAGAGTTTGTAACGCATAGTTCATAAAATTTTTAATAACTATAAATAAAAACTTTTTCTATAAGGGGGCTATCCATCCCAACTTCTGATGGGGACTTCCGCCCCCTTAACCCCCAGTAATGTTAAAAATTTTTTATTGGCATCCCTTTATCTAACGTAGTTTGGATTTTCTGAAGAGTTAACGTCAAGAGGTATGTATTACGAGATTTCTATTTCTCCTAATCCTATTCCTCTGCTTTTTCCTAAGCCTAAAAATGATGAGACTAGTAAGTATTTTATTATCCTTTTCTTTAATTTTTTCGATTTTATATCAAATTCTATCCAACCCATTGGTCCTCTGGTTTTTCTCAGGTTTCCTTTATCGTCTCTTCCTATGATTATTGTTATTGGTTCTAAGCTGAAGCCGAATACTTCGCTTAGTGCGTTTGTTAGTACTCCTATTTTGAATTGTCTTGTGTCTAATTCTGGGTTTTCGTTTTTTCCTAATGCTGATAAGTATGTTTTATATGCGTATGAGGATATTAATCCTATGGATGGTAGTATTGAGTATCCTGAGCGTACGGATTTGTATTTTTCTTTTAAAGATGGAGGTAATAATACTTTTGATGTGAGTAGTGGTGGTGTTAGGAATTTTATTTTTATATTTTTTTCTAAGTATTTTTCTGTTTTTATGCTTGATAGGTCTAATAGGTCTATCCTGTCTACTGTGATTACTATTTTTCCGAATGGTGTATCGTATGTGTCTTCTTTTATTTCGTCTATTGATTTTTCGTAAAAGGGGAATGAGATTGATGAGGATGCCATTTGTCCTTTTGATATTTTTAGTATTTCTCCTTTTGAAAATAGGCGTTTTCCTTGTGTTCCTACCATTGAAATGAATAGTGGTTTGTTTTTGTCTTTGCTTTTTACCAGGTCCTTTAATGAAGGAAAAATGTAACCTTGAAGGATTAAGGTTTTTAATATTCTGGATGAAGGGGCTGGCAGGATTAAATCTTGGAGTGGTGTCATGTTTATCGTAAATTTTACAATACGCATACTACATAGTAGTGATGGCATATTAATAAGCGTTTAGGAAAATGATAAAGAGCTAGTTTGTGGATTATCTGGAAATTAAGCTATTCTCCTTATCAGAATGATCCGCAGAACCAACGTAAAGATTCAAATGGTACACACACTTCGCTTAAAATTGGAGGGATTTTTATTGAAATTCCAGGTTTATGGTTTATTGGGTACATTTTGTGCTATGCTGGTTTAAATAGTGTTAAGGTATAACATTTTTTCTTTGTATTAAACAGGAGTAAAAGCTTTAGTGTGCAAGTTTATTTGAGGAAAGCTTAAATAAGGAAAGAGGTAATAATGTTTTACTTAATCTCTTATAGATTTGCTCTTTTAGTTTGTGTGATATGTAGATTAGCTTTCTCTTAATTAAACTGATAGTAGAATCAATGTGAAATATAGTACGCGCTTTTACTCTTTTCTCTGTCAAGTAAGCAGGATCCTCATATTATCTGTTTATTTAATTAGTTTGTGTAGTATCTCATTGCTTAACGCTTATTCAACAGAGATTTCTACTTTAGAGAATAGCCTTAATTTCCAAATACTCCACAAACTATTATTTAATTATCTAAATTGTAAATTATCTATACATTATTTGAAAGAACCTACTAAATATTGATAAAATTAAAGCCTTTAATACTGTATTTTATATATACAAGAAGAGAATAATTTTAAAAAATATTGATTTTATAGCGAATTCTGTTAAAAAATATTTAACAATTTTAAATCATGGTTTTTAGTTTGTTGAGCATTGAAAATTGACGTTATATCAGATAGAACAATGCGCAGTAGCGTAAATTATTCATATGATACGCACTACTTAGACTATAAGTAAGAAAAATGGAGTGTAGTTTTGTGCTTTAGTATCCTAAGGATTGCAAACGCTAAGTGTGTAAAATGTTAATGTTAGTGTTTGTAAGAATCTAATCGTTTTCAACTTCAACGCATTTATCGGTTTTCCCTGCATAACATACTTCTATCTTATCTTCTTTTAGGAGTCTTTTCAAAATTATTGCTAGGCTTAGTTCGAAGTAGGCTCTGTAGTGTTGTTCGTTTCTTATTCTGGAGTAATCTGGAGCTGCATATTTTATTTGAGTATATTTTGATAATGGTAAGTATTTCCAATTTTTATAAGCTTTTTTATCTCCTGTTAATATTATTGCTTTATCTAGTAATGTTGGATCTATTTTTGGTACTGCTATGTCGCAGAGTTCCGTTATTGTTGGTATTATTTTAGTTTTTCTTAGTAATCCTTTTAGAATTTCGTAGAGAACATCATAAAATTCTCCTTGTTTATGATCTTTTTCCTGAAACCATTTATTTTCTATTTCATATATTGCACACTGGGGTATTGCTAGTCCTTTTATTTCGTAAGTATGTATTCCATTGTAAATTAAGTTTGTATCGACTAAAACTAGGTCTGCTCCTTCTACTATTTCGTTCAGTTCTTTTTGAGATTCGTCTTCTTGAACGACTATTGGATATAAGCCTATTAATTTAAGTATATTATTAGGTAAATATTCTAATCTTTTAATTTTCTCAGAATTTGTTATGTTTTTAAGTCTGCATTCTTTTTCGTGATAATATTCTTTGCATAATATTTCGAATAGTTTCTCATTGAGTGATACTCTTTTATCTAATGGTGTATTTGTTGAGTTGAAGTAAGAATCTGATAAATTCATAGGGCCGTTTTCTTCACTTGTAATTCTGATGTCAAATGTTGTCTTTAAAGAATCTTTGGAGTTAAGTTCTAGACTTAGTTTGTACATTTCTTTGAGAAATTGATTGCCTTTTGCTAGCTCATCTATTTTTTTCAGTAGATTTTCTTTTATATTAACTAAAGCGTTGGTTTCTTGGACTTCAGCTTGACCGTATATTTTGTAGTCTTCTACTAGTCTTGGTACGAAAGGGTAAAAGTAATTGTACCATGGACCAAAAGAGAAGATGTAGGAGATTTTTGGATATTCTAATTGTCCCATTATCATTGCAGTTATGTTTGCGCCTGAGCTTGGGACGAGGTAAATTTTTTCACATTGATCTTTTATTTTTTCTATCTCTTCTTTTCCTTCTGTGTGTAGTTGGACTTTCTCTATTTTTAATGTGTTTGAGACAATTTCTTCTATTTTATTTAGCGTTGGTTTGTTGAAGTTTGAATATAAAATGAAGAATGCATCTGGATTTACGAGTTCGTAAGATCTGAATATTGCTGAAATTGAGCTTTCATATGCTAGGTCGGAACGGTTTATTGGAATTATAACGCATTTTTTATACATGATTATTATACCTTATTAGAAAATTTTAAATTTATCTTTCAATAAATTAAGTTTGTGGAGTGGATGGAAACTGAGGCTTTCCTCTTAATCAGCTTAAAATATTCAGATGCTCTACTACAAATTATTCAAGGATTCCCTTAGCTAGTATACTAAGTTAATCTATTTTTCTAATTTATATGATGTTAACTTAGGTTTAGTATGTGATGTTTGATCACTTAATGTATATTCCACGAACTCTGATGAACAATGGAAAGGTTTACTTATTTTATCAGGGTGTCATGTACGCATCTTGATTATCACGTCTTACCAGAGTAATATTTTTAAAAGTCCATTACTCATTTATTTTTATGAATCTCGATGATTTTTACACAATAGAGGTTGACGAAGCTGGGACTCCATATAGTTATTTGCAACAAAAGTTTAAGGATATTTTGAAAATATGTTCTAAAAATATAGAATTTTGTGGTTATAATTTATATCCTCATCAATTTGATTCTTTGAACTATTTATTAAAAGGCGAGGATATTATACTTAGGGCTGAGACTGGAAGTGGTAAGACTGAGGTTTGGGTTTCTTATGCTCTAGAAAAAGATAGTACAGTTTTAGTAGTTTACCCTACTAAGGCTTTAACTAATGATCAGCTTTATAGGATCGCTAAGTATTATAAGCAGGCGGGCTATTCTGTAGATGTTGTAGAAAACACTAGGGGTAATGAGAAGAGGATCGAAATTTATGGTGATGTAGTTAGATATGATGGCGATACTAGTAAGAAAGTTAGGGATTATGTTAGTAATGCTAAGGTTGTTTTAACTAATCCAGAAATGTTGCTTCTGGGTTTGAAGGGGAGGAATGCGTTATCTTCCTTTTTGTCTGGAGTTGATTTGATTGTCGTTGATGAATTGGATTTTTATCGTAGTTCTAAGTCTACTGTTCTTTTATTTTTGATAAAAAAGGTTTTAGAAAGGTCTAGTAGAGATCCTAGAATAATTATTATGAGTGCTACTTTAAATAATGTAAATAGCATAATGACCTTCTTTAAGGATAGAAAGTTCCACATTATTCAAGGAAAGGCTTACAGGCCTAAAAATAAAACGTACATTGTTTTAGGAAAGGGTATTAAATTTAACAGTATAGATGAAATATTAAAAAATAGTTTTCTTGCTCAGGAAATATTAAGGTTGAATAGGGATTACAGTGATGAGATAATAAAAAGGGCTAAGTCTAGTGGTTCTACAATTGTATTTGTCCCTACTACAAATATGGCAGAGAATTTATCTGGAAAGACTGATGTACCTTCTCATCATTCTAGGGTTAGTAGAAGGAATAGGGAAGAGATAGAGAGAAAATTGAGGGATGGAGAATTGAATGCTGTAATTACTGTGAAAACTCTTCAACAAGGTATTGACGTAGGAACTATTACTAGAATTATTCACGTAGGATTACCTAATAATCTTTCGGATTTTCGTCAGAGGGAGGGTAGGAAAGGGAGAAGAATTGATATTAAGGAAACTGAAAGTATAATAATTCCTATAAGTTGGGACGATTTAGTAAGGGCGAAATATTTTCAGGTCTGGAAGTCTATGGAGAATGAGAGTTTGATTATAAACTCTGATAATAAAATTATAGATGAATATGATGAATGCATAAAGTCACCAGATATTGAATGCAAATTTTATGATGTTTACAATAATATTACTGCT
This genomic window from Acidianus manzaensis contains:
- a CDS encoding GH116 family glycosyl hydrolase; the protein is MKYTYSYTLGSGVPLGGIGTGSFDIRADGRLYEWTIFNNGSYAERQDLRYTYYLNELDSFIVVRNNEGKARILQSFDYYYGASPYNVPWLKPIKEIEYIGEPPIAYLTFKDSFNVKMKAFSPFIPHDIKNSSLPTAILKISTDEPSDFIFGIKNPFENGKIETKDDMIIFSGNTSDRDPRYNGNLCVKIIGEKPFTSKLTSFPNLKEWSEFRQTGKITAKSGDNIGLIGARGKEVTIIISWYFPNHLLENGKKVGHYYENFFSNCVDVADYVSLNLNYLETKTTQFHDLLYFSQGIENWISDLVGSQLSTLIKSTWLGKDGFFGIWEGYFNTADVRKNGQYPYTGGPLFTALNTIDVLLNSMYSILVLFPEFAKNIIKNTASNILDENKLDYIIYALAINENRQKYLEKISKDPSIPTNFEKLLNTVKEIVKETGKDPRGRVPHLIMDNSKVDSYDRNDLNPEFVLLWYLTSKMTGDKELLASIYDKAKEAIDSILRTHSYEGLMYNRLPVGVDWMRVLRQEFKDSIRGVSNSILPILGYDMLTMSMQTYDDWTMLGITSFESLIWLASLQAINEASFKLKKDYKYDIPLQTFIKYLWNGEYFDLWYDPISGYRDKASNASQLIGEWYMTLLDMNLLDKEIVRKTLKSIMNYNFKEEEGVVNGAYPDGYRPFESNYENPLNLPASIQLDTPWSGVEFYVASHLIYEKMVNEGVRVLKEIYDKYTVAGDFWNHLEYGGHYLRALSAITIIPAFEGLVYDAFSNSLSIDPAVNELTWILLLPSAWGKISINGSNITITVVSGNLKLNVLKLKHKPTGIKLNGVNVEFKVEENDRIQVLVNLDLKEGDVLEII
- the cas6 gene encoding CRISPR system precrRNA processing endoribonuclease RAMP protein Cas6, producing MRIVKFTINMTPLQDLILPAPSSRILKTLILQGYIFPSLKDLVKSKDKNKPLFISMVGTQGKRLFSKGEILKISKGQMASSSISFPFYEKSIDEIKEDTYDTPFGKIVITVDRIDLLDLSSIKTEKYLEKNIKIKFLTPPLLTSKVLLPPSLKEKYKSVRSGYSILPSIGLISSYAYKTYLSALGKNENPELDTRQFKIGVLTNALSEVFGFSLEPITIIIGRDDKGNLRKTRGPMGWIEFDIKSKKLKKRIIKYLLVSSFLGLGKSRGIGLGEIEIS